From Thamnophis elegans isolate rThaEle1 chromosome 12, rThaEle1.pri, whole genome shotgun sequence, one genomic window encodes:
- the CALM3 gene encoding calmodulin-3, which produces MADQLTEEQIAEFKEAFSLFDKDGDGTITTKELGTVMRSLGQNPTEAELQDMINEVDADGNGTIDFPEFLTMMARKMKDTDSEEEIREAFRVFDKDGNGYISAAELRHVMTNLGEKLTDEEVDEMIREADIDGDGQVNYEEFVQMMTAK; this is translated from the exons ATG GCTGACCAGCTGACTGAAGAACAGATTGCAG AATTCAAGGAGGCCTTCTCCCTCTTTGACAAGGACGGCGATGGCACCATCACCACCAAGGAGCTGGGCACCGTCATGAGATCCCTGGGGCAGAACCCCACCGAGGCCGAGCTGCAAGACATGATAAACGAGGTGGATGCGGATG GCAACGGCACCATCGACTTCCCCGAGTTCCTCACCATGATGGCCAGGAAAATGAAGGACACCGACAGCGAAGAGGAGATCCGGGAGGCTTTCCGGGTGTTCGACAAG GACGGGAACGGCTACATCAGCGCCGCCGAGTTGCGCCACGTGATGACGAACCTCGGCGAGAAGCTGACGGATGAAGAAGTGGACGAAATGATCCGGGAAGCCGATATTGATGGAGACGGGCAGGTCAACTACGAAG AGTTCGTGCAGATGATGACTGCAAAATGA